A genomic segment from Pseudomonas sp. M30-35 encodes:
- a CDS encoding IlvD/Edd family dehydratase yields MTEKRTLRSAQWFGTADKNGFMYRSWMKNQGIPDHEFQGKPIIGICNTWSELTPCNAHFRKIAEHVKKGVLEAGGFPVEFPVFSSGESNLRPTAMLTRNLASMDVEESIRGNPVDAVVLLTGCDKTTPALLMGAASCDVPAIVVTGGPMLNGKHKGKDIGSGTVVWQLSEEVKAGKISIHDFMAAEAGMSRSAGTCNTMGTASTMACMAEALGTSLPHNAAIPAVDARRYVLAHMSGMRIVDMVREDLRLSKVLTREAFENAIRVNAAIGGSTNAVIHLKAIAGRMGVELELDDWTRVGRGTPTIVDLQPSGRFLMEEFYYAGGLPAVIRRLGEKGLLPNPDALTVNGSSLWENCIEAPIYGEDEVIRQLDNPLRRDGGISILRGNLAPKGAVLKPSAASPELMQHRGRAVVFEDFDDYKARINDPDLDVDETCVLVLKNAGPKGYPGMAEVGNMGLPPKVLAKGITDMVRISDARMSGTAYGTVVLHVAPEAAAGGPLAVVQNGDFIELDCDAGRLHLDISDDELQARLAAWQAPQGLIWDGGYRRLYVDHVLQADEGCDFDFLVGCRGSDVPRHSH; encoded by the coding sequence ATGACTGAGAAACGCACGCTTCGTTCTGCCCAATGGTTCGGTACAGCCGATAAAAACGGCTTTATGTATCGCAGTTGGATGAAAAACCAAGGCATTCCCGATCACGAGTTTCAGGGCAAGCCAATCATTGGTATCTGCAACACCTGGTCTGAGCTGACGCCGTGTAATGCGCACTTTCGCAAGATCGCCGAGCACGTTAAAAAAGGTGTGCTTGAGGCGGGCGGCTTCCCGGTCGAGTTTCCGGTTTTCTCCAGCGGTGAATCCAATCTACGACCAACCGCCATGCTCACCCGTAACCTGGCGAGTATGGATGTAGAAGAGTCTATTCGCGGTAACCCGGTAGACGCCGTGGTGCTGCTCACAGGTTGTGACAAGACCACGCCTGCCTTGCTGATGGGCGCTGCCAGTTGTGACGTTCCGGCGATTGTTGTAACCGGCGGGCCAATGCTCAATGGTAAGCACAAAGGCAAGGACATTGGTTCCGGCACCGTGGTTTGGCAGCTAAGCGAAGAAGTCAAAGCGGGCAAAATCTCGATTCATGACTTCATGGCGGCTGAAGCTGGCATGTCGCGCTCAGCAGGCACCTGCAACACCATGGGTACTGCATCGACCATGGCTTGCATGGCGGAAGCGCTGGGTACATCGCTGCCGCATAACGCGGCAATTCCGGCCGTGGATGCTCGGCGCTATGTGCTTGCGCACATGTCGGGTATGCGCATTGTCGACATGGTGCGTGAAGACCTGCGCTTGTCGAAAGTGCTCACCCGTGAGGCGTTCGAGAATGCGATTAGGGTCAACGCCGCCATTGGTGGTTCAACCAATGCGGTGATTCACCTCAAGGCGATTGCCGGGCGCATGGGCGTCGAACTTGAACTGGATGACTGGACCCGCGTGGGCCGCGGCACGCCGACTATCGTTGACTTGCAGCCCTCGGGACGTTTCTTGATGGAGGAGTTCTATTACGCAGGCGGCTTACCAGCAGTGATTCGCCGTCTGGGTGAAAAGGGCCTGTTGCCTAATCCAGATGCGCTGACGGTTAACGGTAGCAGCCTGTGGGAAAACTGTATCGAGGCGCCTATCTACGGCGAAGACGAAGTGATTCGTCAGTTGGATAACCCTTTGCGTCGCGACGGTGGCATCAGTATTTTGCGCGGCAACCTTGCACCAAAAGGCGCGGTACTAAAACCCTCTGCTGCTTCGCCAGAACTGATGCAGCACCGTGGTCGGGCGGTGGTTTTCGAGGATTTTGACGATTACAAAGCGCGTATCAATGATCCTGATCTGGATGTCGATGAGACCTGCGTATTGGTGCTGAAAAATGCCGGGCCCAAGGGTTATCCGGGTATGGCCGAGGTCGGCAACATGGGCCTGCCGCCGAAAGTATTGGCCAAGGGCATCACCGACATGGTGCGGATTTCCGATGCACGCATGAGCGGAACGGCGTACGGCACCGTGGTGCTGCACGTAGCCCCGGAAGCCGCTGCTGGCGGGCCGCTGGCCGTGGTGCAAAATGGTGACTTTATCGAACTCGATTGTGATGCCGGTCGTCTGCATCTGGATATTTCTGATGACGAGTTACAGGCGCGACTCGCGGCTTGGCAAGCGCCGCAGGGTTTGATTTGGGATGGCGGTTATCGTCGTCTGTATGTAGATCACGTACTGCAGGCCGACGAAGGCTGTGACTTCGACTTTCTGGTCGGTTGCCGTGGTTCAGATGTGCCGCGCCATTCGCATTAA
- a CDS encoding AAA family ATPase, producing MLIVFSGLPGTGKTTIASELARQTGAVYLRIDSIEQALRNSAVLADGVGRSGYGVANALALGNLQIGNRVVVDCVNPVAESRKAWSDTATNARVKLVNIEVICSDKTEHQRRVETRSSDIAGLNPPTWQSVVNHDYEAWDSAPLNIDTALLTPAQAVAMIISNIS from the coding sequence ATGCTCATCGTCTTCAGCGGCCTGCCCGGCACCGGCAAGACCACCATCGCCAGTGAGCTTGCTCGCCAAACAGGCGCCGTATATCTGCGGATCGATTCGATAGAGCAGGCGCTGCGAAATTCTGCGGTTCTGGCAGACGGTGTTGGACGCAGTGGTTATGGGGTCGCCAATGCGCTTGCCCTAGGCAATCTGCAAATTGGCAACAGGGTCGTCGTTGACTGCGTAAACCCTGTCGCTGAAAGCAGAAAAGCCTGGAGCGACACAGCAACAAATGCACGCGTAAAGCTCGTAAATATCGAGGTGATTTGTTCGGATAAAACAGAGCATCAGCGGCGGGTTGAAACGCGAAGTTCAGATATCGCCGGGCTGAATCCACCGACATGGCAATCAGTCGTCAACCATGACTATGAAGCCTGGGATAGCGCGCCTTTGAACATCGACACCGCCTTGCTTACTCCAGCACAAGCGGTGGCAATGATCATAAGCAACATCAGCTAG
- a CDS encoding aldehyde dehydrogenase (NADP(+)), whose translation MPDILGQNYIAGGRSAAGDTTLQSYDAQSGEALPFSFHQATADEVNAAAEAAAAAYPAYRSLPAAKRAEFLDACAAEIDALGDDFVALVCRETALPAARIQGERGRTSGQMRLFAQVLRRGDFYGARIDQALPDRQPMPRPDLRQCRIGVGPVAVFGASNFPLAFSTAGGDTAAALAAGCPVVFKAHSGHMATADCVAGAITRAAQKTGMPAGVFNMIYGSGVGEALVKHPAIQAVGFTGSLKGGRALCDMAAARPQPIPVFAEMSSINPVLMLPEALKTRGDKIAAELSASVVLGCGQFCTSPGLVIGVSSPEYSAFIKTLAERMGEQPAQTMLNAGTLKSYVSGLERLHMHAGISHLAGSEQTGKQAQPQLFKADVNMLLEGDELLQEEVFGPTTIVVEVADRAELLRALHSLHGQLTATLIAEEADLRNAADLLAILEQKAGRLLLNGYPTGVEVCDSMVHGGPYPATSDSRGTSVGTLAIDRFLRPVCYQNCPDALLPQALQNANPLGIQRLVDGKPSTSALA comes from the coding sequence ATGCCCGATATTCTCGGTCAGAACTACATTGCAGGTGGCCGTAGCGCTGCAGGCGACACTACCCTTCAGAGCTATGACGCCCAGAGCGGCGAAGCGCTGCCATTCAGCTTTCATCAAGCCACTGCTGACGAAGTAAACGCGGCCGCCGAAGCAGCCGCGGCTGCATATCCGGCTTACCGCAGCCTGCCTGCAGCAAAACGCGCTGAGTTCCTCGACGCCTGCGCAGCTGAAATTGATGCATTGGGCGATGACTTCGTGGCGCTGGTCTGCCGTGAAACCGCATTGCCAGCCGCCCGTATTCAGGGCGAACGTGGCCGCACCAGCGGGCAAATGCGCTTGTTTGCACAGGTGCTGCGCCGTGGCGACTTTTACGGCGCACGGATTGATCAGGCACTGCCAGATCGCCAGCCAATGCCACGCCCGGATCTACGCCAGTGCCGTATCGGTGTAGGCCCGGTTGCAGTGTTCGGCGCCAGCAATTTCCCCTTGGCATTCTCAACCGCCGGCGGCGATACCGCTGCTGCCTTAGCCGCGGGTTGCCCGGTGGTGTTTAAGGCGCATAGCGGCCACATGGCCACCGCTGATTGCGTAGCGGGTGCGATCACTCGTGCGGCGCAGAAAACCGGTATGCCTGCTGGCGTATTCAATATGATCTACGGTTCAGGTGTCGGCGAGGCGCTGGTCAAACACCCCGCCATTCAAGCCGTCGGTTTCACCGGCTCATTGAAAGGTGGTCGCGCCTTGTGTGACATGGCCGCTGCACGTCCACAGCCAATCCCTGTATTCGCCGAGATGTCCAGCATCAACCCGGTCTTGATGTTGCCGGAAGCATTGAAAACACGGGGCGACAAAATCGCGGCTGAGCTGAGCGCTTCAGTTGTGCTCGGTTGCGGCCAGTTCTGCACCAGCCCAGGCCTGGTAATCGGTGTCAGCTCACCGGAGTACAGCGCATTCATCAAAACCCTAGCCGAGCGCATGGGCGAACAGCCGGCACAAACTATGCTCAACGCTGGCACACTCAAGAGCTACGTCAGTGGCCTTGAACGTCTACATATGCATGCCGGCATCAGCCATTTGGCAGGCAGCGAGCAAACTGGCAAGCAGGCTCAGCCGCAGCTATTCAAAGCGGATGTGAACATGCTGCTGGAAGGTGATGAGTTGCTTCAGGAAGAAGTTTTCGGCCCGACCACTATCGTTGTCGAAGTTGCGGATCGTGCAGAGCTGCTGCGCGCATTGCACAGCCTGCACGGTCAACTCACCGCCACCCTGATCGCCGAAGAGGCTGATCTGCGCAATGCTGCCGATCTGTTGGCGATACTTGAGCAGAAAGCCGGACGCCTGCTGCTCAATGGCTACCCAACGGGTGTTGAAGTCTGCGACTCGATGGTCCATGGCGGACCATATCCAGCAACGTCTGACTCACGCGGCACCTCGGTGGGAACACTGGCGATTGATCGTTTCTTGCGTCCAGTGTGCTACCAGAACTGCCCGGATGCACTGCTGCCACAAGCGCTGCAGAATGCCAACCCACTGGGTATTCAGCGGCTCGTCGATGGTAAGCCCAGCACCAGCGCTCTGGCTTAG
- the araD1 gene encoding AraD1 family protein, whose product MRLIQFENEQGQRHVGVVNGERIDIVRDARSTRELALTAIRNQRNLQAQIDVQGLDVGPLYREVLDAGRVLPPLDHDDPAHCLVSGTGLTHLGSASTRDKMHQQSEQEETKLTDTMQMFRWGMQGGRPAPGTPGAQPEWFYKGDGSIVVRPGADFPAPDFAEDFGEEPELTGLYVIGDDGMPYRVGFALGNEFSDHIVERKNYLYLAHSKLRFCSFGPEVRLGELPKHLAGMSRIHRDGTVLWEKEFLSGEENMCHSLENLEYHHFKYAQFMRPGDVHVHFFGTATLSFADGIKAQPGDQFEISIEAFGEPLRNGINVNQTGFVAGTVKAL is encoded by the coding sequence ATGCGCTTGATTCAATTCGAAAACGAACAGGGCCAACGCCACGTCGGCGTGGTTAACGGCGAACGTATTGATATCGTACGTGATGCCCGTAGCACCCGTGAATTGGCGCTTACCGCTATTCGTAACCAGCGCAACTTGCAGGCGCAGATAGATGTTCAAGGCCTTGACGTTGGTCCGCTCTACCGCGAAGTGCTCGACGCCGGACGTGTACTCCCACCGCTGGACCATGATGACCCTGCGCATTGCCTCGTCAGCGGTACTGGCTTGACTCATCTTGGTAGCGCCTCGACCCGTGACAAGATGCACCAGCAGAGTGAGCAGGAAGAAACCAAGCTCACCGACACCATGCAAATGTTCCGCTGGGGCATGCAAGGCGGTCGTCCGGCCCCAGGAACGCCTGGCGCTCAACCCGAGTGGTTTTACAAAGGCGATGGCAGCATCGTGGTGCGCCCTGGCGCAGACTTTCCGGCACCGGATTTCGCCGAGGATTTTGGTGAAGAACCAGAGCTGACTGGACTTTACGTGATTGGTGATGACGGCATGCCGTACCGCGTTGGTTTCGCCCTCGGCAACGAGTTCTCCGATCACATCGTTGAGCGCAAGAATTACCTGTATCTGGCCCACTCAAAATTACGCTTCTGCTCGTTCGGCCCAGAAGTGCGCTTGGGTGAGCTACCCAAGCATCTGGCCGGTATGAGCCGTATTCACCGCGATGGCACAGTGCTGTGGGAAAAGGAGTTTCTCTCCGGCGAAGAAAACATGTGTCACAGCCTGGAAAACCTTGAATACCACCACTTCAAGTATGCGCAGTTCATGCGGCCGGGCGATGTCCATGTGCATTTCTTTGGCACCGCTACACTGTCATTCGCTGATGGCATCAAAGCACAGCCGGGTGATCAATTCGAGATCAGCATTGAGGCCTTCGGCGAGCCGCTGCGTAATGGCATTAACGTTAACCAGACTGGTTTTGTTGCCGGTACAGTCAAAGCGCTTTAA
- a CDS encoding LysR family transcriptional regulator, with translation MISSLPSIVSRLRIKQLRLLIALDEQGSLHRAAEQVAITQPGATKALHEIETTFGASLFTRTSQGLAANDLGRCVIRYARLIHSDLAHLREEMIGIIQGHGGRLSVGVIMGAVPQLMRALTRLRETQPELSVEIVEDTSERLLSLIDQGRLDLAICRSSVSRRPDAYDCLSVYEEQLVLVAHPEHPLVGVEGLQLAQLSDCRWVIYPANMPMRLLLEHEFSQAGLEFPRYPLETASTFTMLSLLQQNTMSVAVMPREVAEFSEGFGMIRRLHLQLQSRREPYGVIVRHNSQLSYPAQLLLEELQREAL, from the coding sequence ATGATCTCGTCCTTACCTTCAATTGTTTCGCGCCTGCGCATCAAGCAACTGCGTCTGCTGATCGCTCTCGATGAGCAAGGTTCGTTGCACCGCGCTGCCGAGCAAGTGGCGATTACTCAGCCCGGCGCAACCAAGGCGCTGCACGAGATTGAGACGACCTTTGGTGCCAGTCTGTTTACCCGCACCAGTCAGGGTTTGGCGGCGAATGATCTAGGCCGCTGCGTAATTCGCTATGCGCGACTTATCCACAGCGACTTAGCGCATTTGCGCGAAGAAATGATCGGCATCATTCAGGGCCACGGTGGGCGGTTGTCGGTTGGAGTGATCATGGGTGCTGTGCCGCAACTGATGCGCGCTTTAACCCGTCTACGCGAAACGCAACCAGAGCTGTCGGTGGAAATAGTCGAAGACACCAGCGAGCGGCTGCTTAGCTTGATCGATCAAGGGCGTCTGGACCTGGCTATCTGCCGCAGTAGTGTCAGTCGCCGACCGGATGCTTATGATTGTTTAAGTGTCTACGAGGAACAGCTGGTACTGGTAGCTCATCCCGAGCATCCTTTAGTGGGTGTTGAAGGGCTGCAACTGGCGCAACTCAGTGATTGCCGCTGGGTCATCTACCCGGCCAATATGCCGATGCGCTTGTTACTCGAACACGAGTTCAGTCAAGCAGGGCTTGAGTTCCCGCGTTACCCGTTGGAGACCGCCTCGACCTTCACCATGCTCAGCCTGTTGCAGCAAAACACAATGTCGGTGGCGGTGATGCCACGCGAGGTCGCTGAGTTCAGTGAAGGCTTCGGTATGATTCGCCGTCTGCACCTGCAACTGCAATCACGGCGTGAGCCCTACGGTGTGATTGTTCGCCACAACAGCCAACTCTCTTACCCCGCGCAATTGCTGCTTGAAGAGCTGCAGCGAGAGGCACTGTAA
- a CDS encoding AraC family transcriptional regulator, translating to MTLKTTWYENDSRFIPGHWQPAVLVDLALSRGIDSHRLLRGTGLFHEDLQAGRARLSAQQFLQLIDNSERLLAAADTRFLFGQRLLPGYYGAASHALQHATDLSQALDVICRHRALLSPLLSPRMVLDEHNVYLYWLDSCGAGAQQRFLIESAMTALIAMSRWLAGAPLPWKVSIAQARPRQVEQYWVNLGEDVRFDAPLDLLSLPREYLHQPWPAAAPTAGLAAQQQSMQQLQELGFEASLLDHLYRHLLANLRRQPQLENVASALGMSPSTLKRKLQRHGTHFQEQLDLARKHMALYLYQIKGQSNDEVAAYLQFHDSTNLRRSFKRWTGLAPSALRQLWQTD from the coding sequence ATGACCCTCAAGACAACCTGGTACGAGAACGACAGTCGTTTTATCCCCGGCCACTGGCAACCTGCGGTGCTAGTCGATTTAGCCTTGTCGCGCGGCATCGATAGCCATCGACTGTTACGCGGCACTGGTTTGTTCCACGAAGATTTACAGGCAGGCCGTGCTCGGCTAAGCGCGCAACAGTTCTTACAACTGATCGACAATAGCGAACGCTTACTGGCCGCAGCAGACACCCGCTTTCTGTTTGGTCAGCGTCTGTTGCCTGGTTATTACGGCGCAGCCAGCCATGCGCTGCAGCATGCAACAGACCTGAGCCAGGCACTGGATGTGATTTGTCGGCACCGGGCCCTGCTTAGCCCACTGCTAAGCCCGCGCATGGTGCTGGATGAACACAATGTCTACCTGTACTGGCTGGACAGTTGTGGGGCCGGTGCACAACAGCGTTTTTTAATTGAGTCGGCAATGACCGCGTTAATTGCCATGAGCCGCTGGCTGGCCGGTGCTCCGTTGCCCTGGAAAGTCAGCATTGCTCAGGCGAGACCACGCCAAGTTGAACAGTATTGGGTCAATCTCGGGGAAGACGTACGCTTCGATGCGCCATTGGACTTGCTCAGCTTGCCGCGAGAATATCTGCACCAACCATGGCCCGCCGCAGCACCGACTGCGGGGCTGGCGGCGCAGCAACAGAGCATGCAGCAACTGCAAGAACTGGGGTTCGAAGCCAGTTTGCTCGATCACCTCTATCGCCACTTGCTGGCCAACCTACGCCGTCAACCGCAGTTGGAGAACGTTGCTTCGGCCCTGGGCATGAGCCCCTCAACACTGAAGCGCAAACTGCAAAGGCACGGCACGCACTTTCAAGAACAACTCGACTTGGCGCGCAAACATATGGCGCTGTATCTGTACCAGATCAAGGGCCAGAGCAATGACGAAGTGGCCGCCTACCTGCAATTTCACGACTCCACCAACTTACGCCGCTCCTTCAAGCGCTGGACCGGGCTAGCGCCAAGCGCGTTGCGCCAACTGTGGCAGACCGATTAG
- a CDS encoding GGDEF domain-containing protein, producing MTSLLKLHRLKLAVLLLATNLALLLHLAAGHIKSMSEWVWLDILGEGGSTLLCLVWLGLVLKSRPAGRVTRFLAAGLGLVFFSWWVDTLDEFIRLPDSIVWDHWMESAPMPLGLLLLTLGIYHWHREQLAISAQMEKRELLFREHRLFDSLTSLNTAEYLRQLLDQALNQTRTAQQPLSLVMIDLDDFSRINHLHGHAEGDRVLQALSQLLVLNLRHQDLLCRLAGDRFVVLLPNTGERQAQQLAEDLRLSVEHFAYKARAHGERLQLRASVACVMALQDNAESLLQRLNLALAQAKPAIYARSA from the coding sequence ATGACCTCCCTGCTTAAACTGCACCGCCTGAAACTGGCCGTACTGTTACTCGCCACCAACCTCGCGTTGTTGCTGCACCTTGCGGCCGGGCATATCAAGTCGATGAGCGAATGGGTGTGGCTGGATATCCTTGGCGAAGGCGGCTCGACATTGCTGTGTCTGGTCTGGCTTGGGCTGGTGCTGAAGAGCCGGCCAGCAGGACGGGTGACGCGCTTTCTGGCAGCCGGTCTTGGGTTGGTGTTTTTTTCTTGGTGGGTCGATACCCTCGACGAATTTATCCGCCTGCCGGACAGCATCGTCTGGGACCACTGGATGGAGTCCGCACCGATGCCGCTTGGCCTGCTGCTGCTGACACTGGGCATCTATCACTGGCACCGCGAACAGCTGGCTATCAGCGCGCAAATGGAAAAACGTGAGCTCCTGTTCCGCGAGCACCGCTTGTTCGACTCGCTGACCTCGCTGAATACCGCCGAGTATCTGCGCCAGCTGTTAGACCAAGCGCTAAACCAGACTCGCACCGCGCAACAACCACTGTCGTTGGTGATGATTGATTTAGACGATTTCAGCCGTATCAATCACCTGCACGGTCATGCCGAGGGCGACCGTGTGTTGCAGGCTCTGAGCCAGTTATTAGTGCTCAATTTGCGTCATCAGGATTTACTTTGCCGCTTGGCCGGGGACCGCTTCGTGGTGCTCTTACCGAACACCGGCGAGCGTCAGGCACAGCAGTTAGCCGAGGACCTGCGCTTGAGCGTTGAACACTTTGCATACAAGGCCCGCGCTCACGGTGAACGCCTGCAATTGCGCGCCAGCGTGGCGTGCGTGATGGCCCTGCAAGATAATGCGGAAAGCTTGCTGCAGCGCCTCAATCTAGCACTGGCGCAGGCAAAGCCGGCCATTTACGCGCGCAGCGCTTGA
- a CDS encoding TonB-dependent receptor, protein MHKHQLNARRVGFHVSALALAVAFTPLWAGAETSTEHVNVVGQAASLDQALKEQRRADQIESVVHADGVAQLPDQNAAEAVQRLPGVSVERDQGEGRFVSVRGLGPDLNSVTINGTLVPSPDSDRRAVALDVLPAELVQSLSVIKTLTPDMDANSLGGTIEVESLSAFDHKGLFYTGTSEASYDDNTDQTSPKFSGAISDVFSLGDGVDNFGVAAAFSWQQRDFGSDNVETGGDWDFSDGSRLEQFEQRDYDIRRERSGLGLNFDYRPDDYSSYYLRTLYSRFRDTETRNAAGVEFADAQLAGESADAEGWRELKDREETQEIQSYVFGGEHLIGQWTLQSQVGYSKANQDTPGHIGGAVFEGLDDFGDAGFSSTKKPHLNIADGFYDPSNFMLNEVEWAEENTKDTEKNIKLDIARDYDLAGNAAQVKFGGKLSRRDKDNDTNIWTYEDFADFGLSDDQLNMDQFSKDNVDYSLNHFGPGLSADRIEDLISGLDRNSFYDEEESRVNDFEMSEDIDSAYLMHTLDIDDLSVIVGVRYEGTKFDAKGTGLRDGSYEAIKSKNEYHNWLPGLHLRYQLDKNTQLRGAITHSVVRPTFGQLAPGFVIDGDEASFGNPDLDPLESRNFDLGIEHYLGRAGVVSAFLFYKDIDNFVYNADLSGSGDWLDFAEANTFDNGDSADLYGLELAYSQKFDWLPAPWNGLLVGANATFSRSEATISGNDAATGGNRSRDIDLPFQSDTIGNLMLGWEDDKLSVRLSANYKSDYLYEVASINDKAHDQHVDDQVFVDFSAGYFLTKGLQLRFEAQNITDENYYVYTGSRSYNAQYEEYGPTYKLGLTYTNF, encoded by the coding sequence ATGCATAAGCACCAACTCAATGCCCGTCGTGTGGGTTTTCATGTCAGTGCCTTAGCGCTAGCCGTGGCCTTTACACCGTTGTGGGCAGGCGCAGAGACCAGCACTGAGCATGTCAATGTTGTGGGTCAGGCCGCCAGTCTCGATCAAGCATTGAAAGAGCAGCGCCGTGCGGATCAGATTGAGAGCGTCGTGCATGCGGATGGTGTCGCGCAGTTGCCAGACCAGAACGCCGCCGAAGCCGTGCAGCGCCTGCCGGGTGTGTCTGTAGAGCGCGATCAGGGTGAGGGCCGCTTTGTCAGCGTGCGCGGCCTTGGTCCGGACCTCAATAGCGTCACTATCAACGGCACGCTGGTGCCTTCGCCAGACAGCGATCGTCGCGCCGTGGCGCTTGATGTATTGCCAGCGGAGTTAGTGCAGTCGCTGTCAGTGATCAAGACCCTGACCCCAGACATGGATGCCAACTCATTGGGCGGGACAATCGAGGTTGAGAGCTTGTCCGCGTTCGATCATAAAGGGCTGTTTTATACCGGCACCAGTGAGGCCAGCTACGACGACAACACAGATCAAACCAGCCCCAAATTCTCTGGTGCAATCAGTGACGTGTTCAGCCTGGGCGATGGTGTGGATAACTTCGGCGTTGCCGCAGCGTTCAGCTGGCAGCAGCGTGATTTCGGCTCGGACAACGTTGAAACGGGCGGCGACTGGGACTTCTCCGATGGTAGCCGTTTAGAGCAATTTGAGCAGCGCGATTACGATATCCGCCGCGAACGCAGCGGCCTGGGATTGAACTTCGATTATCGCCCAGACGACTACTCCAGCTATTACCTGCGCACGCTTTACAGCCGTTTCAGAGACACCGAAACCCGCAACGCCGCCGGGGTTGAGTTTGCGGACGCCCAGCTTGCCGGTGAAAGCGCTGATGCCGAAGGCTGGCGCGAGTTGAAAGACCGCGAAGAAACCCAGGAAATCCAGTCATATGTATTTGGCGGCGAGCACTTGATTGGCCAGTGGACGCTGCAAAGTCAGGTCGGCTACAGCAAGGCTAATCAGGACACACCAGGGCACATCGGTGGCGCAGTATTTGAGGGGCTTGATGACTTTGGCGACGCTGGTTTTAGTAGCACCAAAAAGCCGCACCTGAATATTGCTGATGGCTTCTATGACCCCAGCAACTTCATGCTTAATGAGGTGGAGTGGGCTGAGGAAAACACCAAGGACACCGAGAAAAACATCAAGCTCGACATCGCTCGCGACTACGACTTGGCCGGTAACGCCGCGCAAGTAAAATTCGGCGGTAAACTCAGCCGCCGCGACAAAGATAACGATACCAATATCTGGACCTATGAAGACTTTGCTGATTTCGGCTTGAGTGACGATCAGCTGAACATGGATCAGTTCAGCAAGGACAATGTTGACTACAGCCTTAATCACTTCGGCCCAGGGTTGTCTGCTGACAGAATCGAAGACCTGATTTCCGGCCTCGACCGCAATAGCTTCTATGACGAGGAAGAGTCGCGGGTTAATGACTTTGAAATGAGCGAAGACATTGATTCGGCGTACCTGATGCACACCCTAGATATTGATGACTTGAGCGTAATTGTCGGCGTTCGTTATGAGGGCACCAAGTTCGATGCCAAAGGCACTGGCCTGCGTGATGGCAGCTATGAAGCCATCAAATCGAAGAACGAGTATCACAACTGGTTACCGGGCCTGCATCTGCGCTATCAGCTGGATAAAAACACCCAACTGCGTGGCGCAATAACCCACTCGGTGGTGCGGCCGACCTTTGGCCAGTTGGCACCTGGCTTCGTTATCGATGGTGACGAAGCCAGCTTCGGCAACCCAGATCTTGACCCGCTGGAGTCGCGTAACTTCGACTTGGGTATCGAGCATTACTTGGGGCGTGCAGGGGTTGTCTCGGCCTTCCTGTTCTACAAGGACATCGACAACTTCGTTTACAACGCAGATTTGTCTGGCAGCGGTGATTGGCTGGATTTTGCCGAGGCCAATACCTTCGACAATGGAGACAGCGCAGATCTCTACGGGTTGGAGTTAGCCTACTCACAAAAATTCGACTGGTTGCCAGCTCCATGGAACGGTCTGTTGGTGGGCGCTAATGCCACATTCAGTCGCTCTGAGGCGACTATCAGCGGCAATGACGCGGCAACTGGCGGTAACCGATCGCGTGACATCGACCTGCCGTTCCAATCCGACACCATCGGTAACCTGATGCTCGGTTGGGAAGATGACAAGCTCAGCGTGCGCCTGTCTGCCAACTACAAATCGGACTACTTGTACGAAGTGGCGAGCATTAACGACAAGGCTCACGACCAGCACGTGGATGACCAGGTTTTCGTCGATTTTAGCGCCGGTTACTTTTTGACCAAAGGCCTGCAGTTGCGCTTCGAAGCGCAGAACATCACTGACGAAAACTATTACGTCTATACCGGCAGCCGCTCTTACAACGCGCAGTACGAAGAGTACGGCCCAACCTACAAGCTCGGCCTGACCTACACCAATTTCTGA